Proteins found in one Acidobacteriota bacterium genomic segment:
- a CDS encoding cupin domain-containing protein produces the protein MFFLNTGKEGSRMPVYSSHLVSYEGLRVGERIRTERQARGLTLRSLAEASSISTARLSEIENGLHVIDLGQVLRIAAALGLPPDHFVPTDTRRPYHITREADARAKPPSGITSEGTGAGHADVRLSPLADLFVGRHMEPAFGRILPGPVGALQWSHQHEEEFLFVLRGRIELSIHTPGGVVREKLAAGDAVYFRSDLLHALRSLDEEPAETIQVFCSLSGLTKTGFGVSISEVQQDRGLDVAQQTGHKLRLLREMHGWPEPRVAEMVSVPERQLRQIERGDRPVPLDLMLALAKLYRRPLRELLGQPAGNGPHYYVQRADQTAAQPSRTRRTPVERPAAPKSKTCQAFSEGYPGRSMYPYLLRLLNVDIETLTMHEHHGQEFVYVLDGELELTTFVGDEQVKDILRPGDSCYLDSSVPHLLRGQTRSPFSKTMAEVIDVFWCPLGEGYLFED, from the coding sequence GTGTTTTTTCTGAACACGGGCAAGGAGGGCTCGCGAATGCCGGTGTACAGCTCCCACCTGGTGAGTTACGAGGGTCTGCGTGTCGGCGAGCGGATCCGTACGGAACGGCAGGCCCGCGGTCTCACGCTGAGGTCTCTAGCCGAAGCGTCGTCGATTTCGACCGCGAGGCTGTCGGAAATCGAAAACGGCCTTCACGTCATCGATCTCGGGCAGGTGCTGCGGATCGCCGCGGCGCTCGGGCTGCCGCCGGATCACTTCGTTCCGACCGACACCAGGCGTCCGTACCACATCACGCGTGAGGCGGATGCGCGCGCGAAGCCCCCTTCGGGAATCACGTCGGAGGGCACCGGCGCGGGGCACGCGGACGTCCGGCTCTCGCCGCTGGCCGATCTGTTCGTCGGCCGCCACATGGAGCCGGCGTTCGGGCGGATCTTGCCGGGCCCCGTCGGCGCCCTGCAGTGGAGCCACCAGCATGAGGAGGAGTTCCTCTTCGTGCTGCGCGGGCGGATCGAGTTGTCGATTCACACGCCCGGCGGGGTGGTGCGCGAAAAGTTGGCGGCGGGGGACGCTGTGTATTTCCGATCGGATCTCCTCCACGCGCTCCGGTCGCTCGACGAGGAACCGGCCGAGACCATTCAGGTGTTCTGCTCCCTCTCCGGCCTGACGAAGACCGGCTTCGGAGTCTCGATCAGCGAGGTGCAGCAGGATCGCGGGCTGGACGTCGCGCAGCAGACAGGGCACAAGCTGAGGCTGCTGCGCGAGATGCACGGCTGGCCGGAGCCGCGCGTGGCGGAGATGGTGAGCGTGCCGGAGCGCCAGCTCCGGCAGATCGAGCGCGGCGATCGGCCGGTGCCGCTCGATCTGATGCTCGCGCTCGCGAAGCTGTATCGAAGACCGCTGCGCGAGCTGCTCGGGCAGCCGGCGGGCAACGGCCCGCATTACTATGTTCAGCGCGCGGATCAGACCGCGGCGCAGCCGAGCCGCACGCGGCGAACGCCGGTGGAACGGCCGGCGGCGCCGAAATCAAAGACCTGCCAGGCGTTCTCGGAAGGCTACCCGGGGCGCAGCATGTACCCCTACCTGCTGCGGCTGCTCAACGTGGACATCGAGACCCTCACGATGCACGAGCACCACGGCCAGGAGTTCGTGTATGTCCTCGACGGCGAGCTCGAGCTGACCACGTTCGTCGGTGACGAGCAGGTGAAGGACATCCTGCGCCCGGGCGACTCGTGTTACCTCGATTCGAGCGTGCCGCATCTGCTGCGCGGGCAGACGCGCAGCCCGTTCTCGAAGACGATGGCCGAGGTCATTGATGTGTTCTGGTGCCCGCTCGGAGAGGGGTACTTGTTCGAGGACTAG